GAATAATGCACATTATGTTATGGGATTATAATTActtgtgtattcatgtgttcgTCACTTTAAATTTAGAGCAGGTACAGGTGGtgctcattttaattatttcatgtaCTACTgggtagcttgtgaatttcccctcagggatcaataaagtcttttcCTAACCTATAATGATCGATCGTAATATATatgttgattatattttttatCTGTGCTCTGAATCTGCAAAGGAATTAGTCATTTAAGTTGTTAaagaaatgtagtggagtataaAATAGCACAAAATGGCTCAAAAGTGCCTTGGAActgtatttgagtaaatgttaGCTCGTAATATTTCAACATGTCCTCATTTACCAAAGAAAAATGATTCTTTTGCATGCTTTTCATCATTCTTTCTGAACAGCTGGGACCTGACACTGGGGTTTTGTGTTCATACTCAAAGCTAAATGGGTCTACAGTAATGGCTAATTAAATTTGAGTGCCTCCGCATTTTAAATGAAGATAAAACACATCTTATTTTGTTAGCATTCCAGAACCACAGGTCCCACGAGGCTTTGATAGCACATCTGTGGCAAAGACTCAAGGGATGTGTTCTGGTTGGATGCCAACAAAATAATTGTTGTCTTATAAACATTAGGTGGTCCTGTCCCAGCGTTCAGCTGTGTGAATGCTCactatatctatctatctgtgaATGTCTGCTGCAATATCACTTTACATACCGTGAGGCAATATGAAATTTTTAAGCCATGAGGTTGTATGAGACCATTGCTGGTGATGTTGTAAATTAATGAGCAAGACTACTTTATCGTAATAAAGGATTAATGTGATTTCTCTGGCAATGTGATTAAAATACCTTGAAATGTCAGATATTCAGTTCATTAGATCAGGGGTGGGGAACGTCCGGCCTCCAGACTGTATGTGACACTGATGCGTAGCTATGCCAACTGGTTTTGCTGGTTTTAAGAATGGAGTGGAACGACGTAAAAACCGAGCAAGAACAGCCTCAATAGCAGTGGCTGTCTTGTCTATAGCAGTCACTCAACAGCGGCATGACAACAATGTTAGTTCCCCACATAGTGCTGATTGGCCCTCATTGGATCATCTGCTTTTTCAGATGAGAAAgtgctgtttcatgtcatgagGCCAGACAAATCAGTCAGCTTGGTGGAGTAGGCGGATTCAAAGGTCTGGACCCAGGCAAGCTACAACCAGACAAAGAGAAACCGTCCAAACTGTCActtgaagatgaagagaaaccCTTTTCCCGAAACTCGGTGATAGCAAGTACCATTACCAGGTACCTCTCAGAggtgaacctcaagctccagtcagcttctcagctctctgctttcaaatgggaaatcatttgaagtggaAGTAAAGCTTTGGGAAGTGGAATGGGAAAGAGgtaacactgcattttccttctctgcaagaacaaaagcctgctgtgacatctgaatatgtaggtgagtgtgaaaactccttccggcatttggtgagaggctTCAGGACGTGAGATTCAAACCAGTTAAACCAGCTGATGATCCTTACAACCGACAACGcaaaatcactgagctgcaaagcacaACGAGCTCAGAGCTAAGCacaacaacctccctctgcCTGACTTCTATAAGATTTATACACCTCCTGAGGATTTTCCCATGCGGAGGAGACATGCACTGAAGTTTACGTCTCTGCTTGGGACAACCtactactgtgagcagctcttttcaaaactgactctttcAAAGACTCGACCGACAggccaaacctggaaaaccagctgcgagtagcatcatcatcactaccatctgacatcagacgcctcgcCAAAGAGAAGAAGTTCCAGCCGTTGCATTAGAGGtcagtgtgatatatgtgttcaaaaACGTAGTACAGCCCTCGAGGGATGTactgaaaattgaaatggcTCCTGacaggaaaaaggttccccaccctTGCAGCAGATTGACCAAAAACAGACTCTCCTATCTGGTTATGTTATCTATAAACAGTTTATCAGTTGAGTTCTTgtgaaatgtgctatataaaGGCATTTATATCAATTCATGATACAGGATTGCATCTGTTTTGCCCACCTCtagcacattcacacacacggaGTACAAAGGGCCTCGCAGATTAACAACAGACGATTGTGTAGGTTGGCTGTTGCTTTTTGAAGTCTTAGGTATATGACCTAAGATCACCTTCTCTGCGGGgttattgtttttcttgtgcGTGGTCACTTGTATTTATCATGTAAGCACACGTGATGAGATCAAAAGCCTTAGAGCAGGGTCTTTCTGAGGAGACAGCCACAGCCTAGTACAACAACAAGGTTCACAGCCTGggcagcacagtttcaaggatTGTGCGGAGGTGAGCTCTTGTGACATACAGACTATATGTATTAGGGTCTGCATTGTGTGACCATTACCGTCGCTTTTGAGATGTGCAATATTTATACTCTGTTCACTTCTTTTACCTGTTTCCACCACCCAGCCGGCGCAACAAAACATGTCCCCTGCAGCAGCAACCAATCTAGGCTACACTCCACCTGATGGAGGCTGGGGCTGGGCTGTCGTCTTCGCCTCTTTCATCTCCATAGGATTCTCCTATGCCTTTCCCAAGTCCCTCACCATCTACTTTAAGGAGATTCAGgaatatttttcagtttcttacAGTCAGATTGCCTGGGTGTCCTCAGTCATGCTCGCCTCTATGTATGCAGGAGGTAAGTGGCACATGTAGCCTCGGTGCTGTAAACCCTCAGTGAAAGAGAGTACCAAGAAGTGAggcatttctctcctctgcacagGACCAGTGAGCAGCATACTCGTCAACCGCTATGGCAGCAGGCCTGTGGTTATGGTCGGTGGGGTCATGGTTAGTGCTGCTATGGTACTTGCTTCTTTTGGAACTACCATTATGCACCTGTATCTTTGCGTTGGAGTAATTGGAGGTaattcttttgttgtttttattttttcatgaataatcatatttaaaaattaactaatcatttttaataattATTAGATTTTGAGGAAATCGCTGCTGttctttcttgctctctgttccctctctttcacactAGTTTTTTGATTATCAGGACCAGTCCACTAATGTCATTTGTGCCATTCTGTGGAATGTGTAAAGACTTAGATCACAGTGAAATGTCCATGCCTTTTAAAAACAGAGCCATCAAAGCAATACATAGATCTAGGGTAGACTTTACTTTCTTTAAAGGTCTTTTTTAATCAGATGGATTCCCATGTGCAGCAAGCAAACAACCCTCTTAGACTTTAAACTTTAATCTAATGAAAATGATCCACCTAcggtgctgctgaaaatagctgTACATGGGTGAAGTACATAAAAGATAATGTCAGAACTGACAACTAAAGCTGCTGCTAACAATCATCTTCATTGCTGAGTAATGTGcaaattattttttccatttaaggAGACATCACCGTCACAGGTTTGACTGTATATTCATATGATCCAAGCAGAATCCGTCGTCCATGGTCTGTTATTGATCTGCTCTATTGTTTCAACAGGTTTAGGTCTTGCCTTCAACCTCCAGCCGGCGCTGACGATCATAGGTACCTACTTCCAAGTCAGAAGGCCACTGGCGAACGGACTCGCTATGACAGGAAGCCCAGTTATTCTTTTCAGTCTGGCTCCTCTCAATCAGTTTCTGTTTGATTCTTTTGGCTGGAGAGGGAGTTTCCTCGTCCTGGGAGCCATTGTTTTGAACTGCTGTGTAGCCGGTTCTTTGATGAGACCAGTCAACAAACATGCTCAAAAGAAGCCGAAAAGCGAACCATCAAAGTATAACGGGGCAGCTGCTGAGGAAGCTGCGACCGCTGATGCCGGTGTGCAATCAGATAACCTTCTGCCTGAGGAAAAGCAAAAGGAGAGCAAGGGTCAGAGCTGTATGCAGAAATTCATAGATCCCTCGCTCTTCAGACACAGGGGCTTCCTCATTTATCTCATTGGTAATGTGGTCatgttttttggctttttcgCGCCTGTGGTTTTTCTTGCTCCGTATGCCAAACATCTAGGGATTGATGAATATTCAGCAGCTTCCTTGCTCTCTATTTTTGCTCTCGTCGACATGTTTGTCAGACCAGCAACTGGCCTCATAGGCAACACCAAGTGGATAAGGCCACGAATCCAGTACTTCTTCAGTTTTGCAGTGTCATACAATGGTGTGTGCCACCTTCTGTGCCCGCTGGCGTCTGGATATTGGGGTCTGGTTGTTTATGTCATCTTCTTTGGTGTGGCGTTTGGGATGGTTTGTGCACTGCTCTTCGAGGTTCTGATGGACCTTGTCGGGGCTCATCGTTTCTCCAGTGCAGTTGGACTGGTCACCATTATTGAGTGCATACCAGTGCTTCTTGGACCTCCAATGTCAGGTCTGTGGATCAACtaagatttttatttcagattctGAATCCTAAACTAAAATGCAGGAACTTCTAAAATGTTGACCCATGAAGTGTGCGTCTTCTCTTACAGGAGCTCTGGTCGATATTTTCGGGGAATACAAATACTTGTACTACGCCTGCGGAGTGTTGATGCTGGTGCCTGGcatatttttcttcatcatgAATTACTACAACTACAAGAAg
This region of Chaetodon auriga isolate fChaAug3 chromosome 10, fChaAug3.hap1, whole genome shotgun sequence genomic DNA includes:
- the LOC143327150 gene encoding monocarboxylate transporter 2-like, with the translated sequence MSPAAATNLGYTPPDGGWGWAVVFASFISIGFSYAFPKSLTIYFKEIQEYFSVSYSQIAWVSSVMLASMYAGGPVSSILVNRYGSRPVVMVGGVMVSAAMVLASFGTTIMHLYLCVGVIGGLGLAFNLQPALTIIGTYFQVRRPLANGLAMTGSPVILFSLAPLNQFLFDSFGWRGSFLVLGAIVLNCCVAGSLMRPVNKHAQKKPKSEPSKYNGAAAEEAATADAGVQSDNLLPEEKQKESKGQSCMQKFIDPSLFRHRGFLIYLIGNVVMFFGFFAPVVFLAPYAKHLGIDEYSAASLLSIFALVDMFVRPATGLIGNTKWIRPRIQYFFSFAVSYNGVCHLLCPLASGYWGLVVYVIFFGVAFGMVCALLFEVLMDLVGAHRFSSAVGLVTIIECIPVLLGPPMSGALVDIFGEYKYLYYACGVLMLVPGIFFFIMNYYNYKKLEEEQRQSMPVDMRTCEEAVQLKTSQDDKTAHETDG